From one Streptomyces sp. NBC_01478 genomic stretch:
- a CDS encoding aminotransferase class I/II-fold pyridoxal phosphate-dependent enzyme produces MSIRGTTAAEIAGSVRDQVAAGELAPRASLPPVRVLAAELGVNRNTVALAYRRLVEAGVAETRGRGGTVVAAVPQLAREGVGVGVAGDCVDLASGNPDPELLPDLLAAARHGDYRPPLYGAPAIDPGLDAWARADFAEDIDQPFRTLVTHGAVDATERLLNAHLTRGDLVAVEDPCFLASIGTLKLGGYRSAPVGVDGSGMRPDALRSALAAGARAVVCTPRAHNPTGASLTEERAADLRALLAEHPQVLVIEDDHFSAVSARPYHRITPPGSTRWALVRSVSKFLGPDLRLALVAADAETTARLEARLSAGTTWVSRLLQHAARELLLNPRVHELQERAREFYARRSGLLVERLHAQGIEVPYRPDGLNVWVALDVDGRAAVAALARRGWAVRPGHLFAPDPAAHQGAIRVTTSTVTEPQAEAFAAELAAVVKELRSTAN; encoded by the coding sequence GTGAGCATCAGAGGCACCACCGCGGCCGAGATCGCTGGCAGCGTGCGGGACCAGGTCGCCGCGGGCGAGTTGGCGCCGCGGGCGAGTCTGCCCCCGGTGCGCGTGCTCGCGGCCGAGCTGGGGGTCAACCGGAACACGGTCGCCCTCGCGTACCGACGGCTCGTCGAGGCGGGTGTCGCCGAGACGCGGGGTCGCGGCGGCACGGTGGTCGCGGCGGTACCGCAGCTCGCGCGCGAAGGCGTCGGCGTCGGTGTCGCCGGCGACTGCGTCGACCTGGCCAGCGGCAACCCCGACCCGGAGCTGTTGCCCGACCTCCTGGCCGCCGCCCGGCACGGGGACTACCGCCCGCCGCTGTACGGCGCGCCCGCGATCGACCCCGGTCTGGACGCCTGGGCCCGCGCCGACTTCGCCGAGGACATCGACCAGCCGTTCCGCACGCTGGTGACGCACGGCGCGGTGGACGCCACCGAGCGGCTGCTGAACGCCCACCTCACCCGCGGGGATCTGGTCGCGGTCGAGGACCCCTGCTTCCTGGCGAGCATCGGCACCCTGAAGCTGGGCGGCTATCGCTCGGCGCCGGTCGGGGTCGACGGCTCCGGCATGCGCCCCGACGCGCTGCGGTCCGCCCTGGCGGCCGGTGCCCGCGCCGTCGTCTGCACACCCCGCGCCCACAACCCGACCGGCGCGAGTCTCACCGAGGAGCGGGCGGCCGACCTGCGCGCGCTCCTCGCGGAGCATCCCCAGGTTCTCGTGATCGAGGACGACCACTTCTCGGCGGTCTCCGCGCGGCCGTACCACCGGATCACCCCGCCGGGCAGTACCCGCTGGGCACTGGTGCGGTCCGTGTCCAAGTTCCTCGGACCGGATCTGCGGCTCGCCCTCGTGGCCGCCGACGCCGAGACCACCGCGCGCCTGGAGGCCCGGCTGAGCGCCGGCACCACCTGGGTCAGCCGGCTGCTGCAACACGCCGCCCGTGAACTCCTGTTGAACCCCCGCGTCCACGAACTCCAGGAACGGGCCCGCGAGTTCTACGCCCGGCGCAGCGGCCTGCTGGTCGAGCGGTTGCACGCCCAGGGCATCGAAGTCCCGTACCGGCCCGACGGGTTGAACGTCTGGGTCGCACTCGACGTCGACGGACGGGCAGCGGTCGCGGCCCTCGCACGGCGGGGCTGGGCGGTACGGCCCGGACACCTCTTCGCGCCGGATCCGGCCGCGCACCAGGGCGCGATCAGGGTCACCACCTCCACTGTCACCGAGCCGCAGGCGGAGGCCTTCGCCGCCGAACTCGCCGCGGTCGTCAAGGAATTGCGCTCGACGGCCAACTGA
- a CDS encoding oxidoreductase, whose product MKQGHRTRSHRPGASRTLRSSSRSHGVNRLIREALHPYRADLRIAAKVSARRTPDRGRPAALSRPELVQAVQDNLEHLGLDTLDLVSLRMTDTLEACDIAEPLTVLAELREQGLIRNLGVSNVSAEQAEAARRIAPIVAVQNHYNIAHRRDDALADRCAERGIAFVPFWPLGGFRPLQVQALEQAAAQLGATARQIALAWLLHRSPTVLLIPGSSTRAHLAENIAAAALDLSHEALRLLNALADTAS is encoded by the coding sequence GTGAAACAAGGTCACCGGACGAGGTCACACCGACCCGGCGCGTCCCGGACCCTTCGCTCTTCCTCAAGGAGTCACGGCGTCAACCGGCTGATCCGCGAGGCCCTGCACCCCTACCGCGCGGACCTGCGCATCGCCGCCAAGGTCAGCGCGCGTCGCACCCCGGACCGTGGCCGGCCCGCCGCGCTCTCCCGCCCGGAGCTGGTCCAGGCCGTCCAGGACAACCTGGAGCACCTGGGCCTGGACACACTGGACCTGGTGAGCCTGCGGATGACGGACACCCTGGAGGCGTGTGACATCGCCGAACCCCTCACCGTGCTGGCCGAGTTGCGTGAACAGGGACTCATCCGCAACCTCGGCGTCAGCAACGTCAGCGCGGAGCAGGCTGAAGCCGCCCGGCGGATCGCCCCGATCGTGGCGGTGCAGAACCACTACAACATCGCCCACCGGCGGGACGACGCCCTGGCGGACCGGTGCGCGGAGCGGGGCATCGCCTTCGTCCCCTTCTGGCCGCTGGGCGGATTCCGGCCCCTGCAGGTCCAGGCCCTGGAGCAGGCGGCCGCCCAACTCGGCGCCACCGCACGCCAGATCGCACTCGCCTGGCTGCTGCACCGCAGCCCGACCGTCCTGCTCATCCCCGGCAGCTCCACCCGCGCCCACCTCGCGGAGAACATCGCCGCCGCCGCGCTCGACCTGTCCCACGAGGCGCTGCGACTGCTGAACGCCCTTGCAGACACGGCCAGTTGA
- a CDS encoding cellulose-binding domain-containing protein, with product MPPFEAMPIPTEPGLTLTALSAEPGTPEIRLRPGGNQLTRRRPLEPGTSHPPRETNHPMRSPRTSHRLRHRLLRPVPLAVAAALVAGTGALVPMLANGAEPTCAVDYDVAGQWTSGFQGTVGITNKGAARTSWTLTFELGGGEKITQGWNGDWQQSGTTVTVKNTSWNGTLSPGGTVTAGFIGSRSGATATPTSFKLNGEACSSGTDTTPGPGETVAPSFSESSSPTPTPTATATATTTPEPTATPTPTAAASTTSAGAAEWIPPSGIVKQLGDTWDHMASTYPDIYGFKNYGYDQVIANKGSINYCVRWDSDNAVTATLRDQVQTTLQKQFDKWMTALSENGEGYNQWPYASVKVKVVGWAVKDRSTLKWDDDSVDIYAGNLDEGGAPQCAEPCGRFFHQDGDYSQCPGKEAHHYDESLWLTKGMGFGGAGGDWGQRLDQEYFTNALDEENLHIYLHEVGHTFGLDDFYDWTPTPDVGGFIMNAGSATEITEFDKWMIRDFWRHIKSRYGY from the coding sequence ATGCCCCCCTTCGAGGCGATGCCCATCCCGACCGAGCCCGGTCTCACCCTCACCGCGCTCAGCGCCGAACCGGGGACCCCGGAAATCCGGCTCCGCCCCGGCGGCAACCAACTCACCCGCCGGCGACCACTGGAGCCCGGCACATCCCACCCACCGAGGGAAACGAACCACCCCATGAGATCACCCCGTACGTCCCACCGACTGCGGCACCGCCTCCTCCGCCCGGTCCCCCTCGCGGTCGCCGCCGCACTCGTGGCCGGAACCGGCGCGCTGGTACCGATGCTGGCCAACGGCGCCGAACCGACCTGCGCGGTGGACTACGACGTCGCCGGACAGTGGACGAGCGGCTTCCAGGGAACGGTCGGCATCACCAACAAGGGGGCGGCGCGGACCAGTTGGACCCTCACCTTCGAACTCGGCGGAGGCGAGAAGATCACCCAGGGCTGGAACGGCGACTGGCAGCAGTCCGGCACGACCGTCACCGTCAAGAACACGAGCTGGAACGGCACGCTGTCCCCCGGAGGCACCGTCACCGCCGGCTTCATCGGCTCACGTTCCGGAGCGACCGCCACACCCACGTCCTTCAAGCTGAACGGCGAGGCCTGCTCCTCGGGGACGGACACCACCCCCGGCCCCGGCGAGACCGTCGCCCCCAGCTTCAGCGAGTCCAGCAGCCCGACGCCCACACCGACAGCGACGGCGACGGCGACGACCACTCCTGAGCCGACCGCCACCCCCACCCCTACGGCCGCCGCGAGCACCACATCTGCCGGTGCCGCCGAGTGGATCCCGCCGTCCGGCATCGTCAAGCAACTCGGCGACACCTGGGACCACATGGCCTCGACGTACCCGGACATCTACGGCTTCAAGAACTACGGCTACGACCAGGTCATCGCGAACAAGGGCAGCATCAACTACTGCGTCCGCTGGGACTCCGACAACGCGGTGACCGCCACACTGCGCGACCAGGTCCAGACGACCCTGCAGAAGCAGTTCGACAAGTGGATGACCGCGCTCAGCGAGAACGGCGAGGGCTACAACCAGTGGCCGTACGCCTCCGTGAAGGTCAAGGTCGTGGGCTGGGCGGTCAAGGACCGCTCCACCCTGAAGTGGGACGACGACTCCGTCGACATCTACGCCGGCAACCTCGACGAGGGCGGCGCGCCCCAATGCGCCGAGCCCTGCGGCCGGTTCTTCCACCAGGACGGCGACTACTCCCAGTGCCCCGGCAAGGAGGCCCACCACTACGACGAGTCCCTGTGGCTCACGAAGGGCATGGGCTTCGGCGGCGCCGGCGGTGACTGGGGACAGCGCCTGGACCAGGAGTACTTCACGAACGCCCTGGACGAGGAGAACCTGCACATCTACCTGCACGAAGTCGGCCACACCTTCGGCCTCGACGACTTCTACGACTGGACCCCGACGCCCGACGTCGGCGGCTTCATCATGAACGCCGGAAGCGCCACGGAGATCACCGAGTTCGACAAGTGGATGATCCGGGACTTCTGGCGCCACATCAAGAGCCGCTACGGCTACTGA